The following proteins are co-located in the Naumovozyma dairenensis CBS 421 chromosome 9, complete genome genome:
- the GEP7 gene encoding Gep7p (similar to Saccharomyces cerevisiae YGL057C; ancestral locus Anc_6.108), with amino-acid sequence MLITLMVSKHRSPINTISILKQVRLTQSYSNPPASLLKKRKIRLQNYNGGGIDDSNNTPKDLIMTSLRDVWSLFQPNSMNQEDDDIIEKEKYLKLIFEKVESNHLLKLFKLSSSTASIPTDLLESKFENISQIDKDVIELAISKEATIGWNQWPIYLKQLDYYLKFGSYGPRSNIQFENAAPFVNSVSSPSSSLTSFSGKKVRKLNDAYIDLYANDQGSKFYDPLTTSVLILSSILFIIGYMKNNAPNDRNDEEAERN; translated from the coding sequence ATGTTGATCACTTTAATGGTATCGAAACATCGATCACCTATCAATACAATCTCTATTTTAAAACAAGTACGACTCACTCAATCATATTCGAATCCACCagcttcattattaaagaaacgGAAAATTCGTTTACAAAATTATAACGGTGGTGGGATTGATGACTCTAATAATACACCTAAGGATCTAATCATGACATCCTTAAGAGACGTATGGTCATTATTTCAaccaaattcaatgaatcaagaagatgatgatataatagagaaggaaaaatacttgaaattaatttttgaaaaggTAGAATCTAAccatcttttaaaattgtttaaattGTCATCTTCAACTGCTAGTATACCTACGGATTTATTAGAATCAAAGTTTGAAAACATTTCTcaaattgataaagatgtTATAGAGTTAGCTATATCAAAAGAGGCAACTATTGGTTGGAATCAATGGcctatatatttaaaacaACTAGactattatttgaaatttggtTCATATGGTCCGAGATCAAATATCCAATTCGAAAACGCTGCTCCATTTGTGAATTCTGTATCATCACCGTCGTCGTCTCTAACCTCTTTTTCTGGTAAAAAAGTTaggaaattaaatgatgCTTATATTGACTTGTATGCAAATGATCAAGGTTCAAAGTTTTATGATCCTTTAACTACTTCTGTCCttattttatcttcaatattattcataATAGGTTATATGAAGAATAATGCTCCTAACGATagaaatgatgaagaagcaGAAAGGAATTAG